The following are encoded in a window of Flavobacterium sp. WC2421 genomic DNA:
- a CDS encoding RagB/SusD family nutrient uptake outer membrane protein, with translation MKKKLIIVFFMGGLVTLSSCSDNLEFGNPNKLTTESFWQTPADLESGLATVYNTLVDNNNAGYWEIQAMQLKENRTENFIARNDVPGRFAVATYKNSPSTAETTGMFKAMYIGIFRANQVINYAPQIQNIDETKRAQLVAEASFLRGLNYFNLVIEFGSVPIFTDLVKDPSDYFKEKSTEDEVWNQIIADFQLAATSPLPEIYPAALKGRVTKNTAIAYLGKAYLYRKEWAKAEEQFAKLVNNEGTNGYGLLDDYAQLFDGKHENSKESVFEIQFSRVGGATIWGGEPAQRTRATTMAQECAPGEVGGWFELLPSKTLLNAMTKEKTVDGGFDPRATATLAWNYPGSMYYNADFATKFGANAIWIRKNQNWWNNDEGDWKSELNEYAMRYADVLLMLAEAQTMQGKVASAIPLVKRIRDRAKLTSIVMTGWTQTQMMDEIMHQRNVEFAREGLHWYDLRRWGTLEKVIKESLREGYNNYSAKYNYFPIPESELNNNPKMTQNANW, from the coding sequence ATGAAAAAGAAATTAATCATAGTATTTTTTATGGGTGGACTTGTAACGCTAAGTTCTTGTTCGGACAACCTTGAATTCGGGAACCCAAATAAATTAACAACAGAATCTTTCTGGCAAACACCAGCCGATCTGGAGTCTGGATTAGCTACGGTATATAATACATTAGTAGATAATAATAATGCAGGGTATTGGGAAATTCAAGCCATGCAATTAAAAGAGAATAGAACAGAAAACTTTATTGCTAGAAATGACGTTCCTGGACGTTTTGCAGTCGCTACTTATAAAAATAGTCCTAGTACGGCAGAAACTACAGGGATGTTTAAAGCAATGTACATAGGGATATTTCGTGCCAATCAGGTGATAAATTATGCTCCACAAATCCAAAATATTGATGAAACTAAAAGAGCGCAATTAGTTGCCGAAGCTAGTTTTTTAAGAGGATTGAATTATTTTAATTTAGTAATTGAATTTGGAAGTGTGCCAATATTTACTGATTTAGTAAAAGACCCATCCGATTACTTTAAAGAAAAGTCGACTGAAGATGAAGTTTGGAACCAAATAATTGCTGATTTTCAATTAGCAGCTACTAGTCCGTTACCAGAAATATATCCTGCGGCTTTAAAAGGGAGAGTAACTAAAAATACTGCTATTGCTTATCTTGGAAAAGCGTATTTATATAGAAAAGAGTGGGCAAAAGCCGAAGAGCAATTTGCTAAATTAGTAAATAACGAAGGGACAAATGGATACGGTCTTTTGGATGATTATGCTCAATTATTTGATGGTAAGCATGAGAACAGTAAAGAATCTGTATTTGAAATTCAGTTTAGTAGAGTAGGTGGAGCAACTATTTGGGGAGGAGAACCAGCACAAAGAACTAGAGCTACAACAATGGCTCAAGAATGTGCTCCTGGTGAAGTAGGTGGATGGTTTGAGTTATTGCCTTCAAAAACATTATTGAATGCAATGACCAAAGAGAAAACGGTAGATGGAGGTTTTGATCCAAGAGCGACGGCTACTTTGGCATGGAACTACCCAGGAAGCATGTATTATAATGCTGATTTTGCAACAAAATTTGGAGCAAATGCTATTTGGATTAGAAAAAATCAAAACTGGTGGAATAACGATGAAGGAGATTGGAAATCAGAATTGAATGAATACGCTATGCGTTATGCCGATGTACTTTTAATGCTTGCTGAAGCGCAAACTATGCAAGGAAAAGTGGCAAGTGCAATCCCTTTAGTTAAAAGAATTAGAGACAGAGCGAAGCTAACTAGCATTGTAATGACAGGATGGACTCAAACTCAAATGATGGATGAAATTATGCATCAAAGAAATGTTGAATTTGCTCGTGAAGGACTTCACTGGTATGATTTAAGAAGATGGGGTACATTAGAAAAAGTGATTAAAGAAAGTTTAAGAGAAGGCTACAATAATTACTCAGCCAAATACAATTACTTTCCTATTCCAGAAAGTGAATTAAACAATAATCCTAAGATGACTCAAAATGCCAATTGGTAA
- the galT gene encoding galactose-1-phosphate uridylyltransferase, which yields MKNFDINEDPHRRYNPLINEWVLVSPHRAKRPWQGQNEKVTSDSLPEYDPTCYLCPGNVRANGEVNPSYENAFVFENDFAALKQEEIAFEENKNNTFFKAQPERGISRVVCFSPKHNLTLPEMEVEGIENIIHTWQKEYTDLGAVDYINHVQIFENKGSVMGCSNPHPHGQIWAQSSLPTEVEKTQNNLKGYLDKNGSNLLQDYLQEELKLNERIVIENDHFVALVPFWAIWPYETMIISKRHLTKITDFTTDEVTGFASILKLLTIKYDNLFETSFPYSSGIHQAPTDGEEHPEWQFHMHFYPPLLRSATVKKFMVGYEMMGESQRDITPEKSAELLKNQSEVHYKTRL from the coding sequence ATGAAAAATTTTGATATCAACGAAGATCCGCACAGACGCTATAATCCATTAATCAACGAATGGGTTTTGGTTTCGCCACACCGTGCTAAACGTCCTTGGCAAGGTCAAAATGAAAAAGTCACCTCAGATTCTTTGCCAGAATATGACCCAACTTGTTACTTGTGTCCAGGAAATGTGCGCGCTAATGGAGAAGTAAATCCATCGTATGAAAATGCCTTTGTTTTTGAAAATGATTTTGCCGCTTTAAAGCAAGAAGAGATTGCTTTTGAAGAAAACAAAAACAACACTTTTTTTAAAGCACAACCGGAAAGAGGTATTTCTCGTGTGGTTTGTTTTTCACCAAAACACAATTTGACATTGCCTGAAATGGAAGTGGAAGGTATTGAAAACATTATTCATACTTGGCAAAAAGAATATACGGATTTAGGTGCTGTAGATTACATCAATCACGTTCAAATTTTTGAAAATAAAGGAAGTGTTATGGGATGCAGTAACCCGCATCCGCATGGACAAATATGGGCACAATCTTCTTTACCAACAGAAGTAGAGAAAACGCAAAATAATTTAAAAGGGTATTTAGACAAAAACGGAAGTAATTTATTGCAGGATTATTTGCAAGAAGAGCTAAAACTAAATGAGCGTATTGTAATCGAGAATGATCATTTTGTAGCATTGGTTCCTTTTTGGGCTATTTGGCCTTATGAAACAATGATTATCAGTAAACGTCATTTGACAAAAATTACTGATTTTACAACTGATGAGGTAACTGGTTTTGCATCCATTTTAAAACTATTAACAATTAAATACGACAATCTTTTTGAAACGTCATTCCCTTATTCCTCAGGAATTCATCAAGCTCCAACTGATGGTGAGGAACATCCAGAATGGCAATTTCATATGCATTTTTACCCACCATTATTACGTTCTGCAACCGTAAAAAAATTCATGGTAGGATATGAAATGATGGGAGAATCACAAAGAGATATTACCCCTGAGAAAAGTGCGGAACTTCTGAAAAACCAATCAGAAGTTCATTATAAGACGCGCCTATAG
- a CDS encoding SusC/RagA family TonB-linked outer membrane protein — MKTMKNVNQMLRIKTFLTSKLTLSLFILISCISLQAQNTIKGSVIDQKTSQTIIGASVLVKGTTNSTMTDVDGNYVLNVSDSNVTLVFSYIGYGKVEEAVKGRKIVNVVLNEENNTLDEVVIIGYGTIKKSDMTGAVGGLKASQLDAQSNTNLGSAIQGKIAGVTVESGGGAPGSGTKIQIRGAGSLNNNNPLILVDDIAVASMNNLNPNDIESIQVLKDASAAAIYGSRAANGVILITTKSGKKGDMKVSFNSSFGSASVAKKLDLLNQEEWAKVSTAAYTAAGKQPLDIALNPEVSGAGINWQNEIFRTAPTKNYSLGLSGGSDNVKYSMSLSYFNQEGVVKETNYDRVNLRVKSDYKKGIFKIGETVMLTKEKRKDLPGVPGQGRNVVGSAISMIPGFAIYDENAIGGYGGASGSVTDIFNPVAALNLFDVKNDYYQALINTYAEASFFDGFKYKLNVGATISEHKAYNYTPRYEVGGFFKNLKNTLAEGSDMNQYYQIENTLNYSKTFGKHSVNLLVGHTVYENKFRSISGSVSGLPDGIYVLAGAEDPSIVGLASESKLMSFLGRAIYSYDNKYIFTATFRRDGSSRFSPENKWGNFPSISAAWGIGKEDFFTKLNLPVSELKLRASYGVLGNQEIGDYQYLGLISPGISYAVGEPNSLWIGNIQQEYPAIGLKWESTATANVGVDLSMWNGQLDFTADYFEKNTTDLLLRVPIPLSVGSSNDPYTNAGKVSNKGFELGLTYNKKVGEVNFSVSSNISSVKNRVEDLSTGSQILAGSSGSFHGAAVTYSKVGYPIYSFFLVKTDGLFRSQEEIDAYTLNGNPIQPRAQVGDIKYVDFNGDGQIDGADRQYRGSAFPDFEYGLRLTADWKGIDFTIAAQGTQGNMIYNGNNTDIATVRSNINYSSATLNSYTFNPNSNFPRLDIDDLNDNGADYSDRFLENGSYFRIKTVQVGYTIPNSLSQKLAIDRCRLYVAGDNLHTFTKYTGYNPDVSSDGLGGRGIDYKSYPLSKTITFGIQLNF; from the coding sequence ATGAAAACCATGAAGAACGTAAATCAGATGTTAAGGATTAAAACTTTCTTAACTTCTAAACTCACTTTATCTCTTTTTATTTTGATTTCTTGTATTAGTTTGCAAGCTCAAAATACGATAAAGGGATCTGTTATAGATCAAAAGACATCTCAAACTATTATTGGAGCTTCTGTACTTGTCAAAGGGACTACCAATAGTACCATGACTGATGTTGATGGAAATTATGTATTAAATGTAAGTGATTCTAATGTAACCTTAGTATTCTCTTACATTGGATATGGTAAAGTGGAAGAGGCTGTTAAAGGCAGAAAAATCGTTAATGTAGTATTAAATGAAGAAAATAACACTTTAGATGAAGTTGTTATTATTGGATATGGTACTATCAAGAAAAGTGATATGACTGGAGCTGTTGGAGGCTTAAAAGCATCACAATTAGACGCTCAAAGTAACACGAATTTAGGTAGTGCAATTCAGGGAAAAATTGCTGGTGTAACAGTAGAATCAGGTGGAGGTGCTCCAGGTTCTGGAACTAAAATCCAGATTAGAGGAGCTGGATCATTAAACAATAATAATCCGTTGATTTTAGTTGATGATATTGCAGTAGCATCAATGAATAATTTGAATCCAAATGACATTGAGTCTATTCAAGTATTGAAAGATGCATCTGCTGCCGCCATTTATGGGTCTAGAGCTGCAAATGGGGTTATTTTAATTACAACAAAGAGTGGTAAAAAGGGAGATATGAAAGTATCTTTCAATTCTTCTTTTGGGTCTGCAAGCGTAGCTAAAAAGTTAGATTTGTTAAATCAAGAGGAATGGGCAAAAGTAAGTACTGCGGCCTATACCGCAGCAGGAAAACAGCCGTTGGATATTGCTCTAAACCCAGAAGTTTCGGGTGCAGGTATAAACTGGCAAAATGAAATATTCAGAACGGCTCCAACTAAAAATTACTCATTGGGACTTTCAGGAGGTTCTGATAATGTGAAGTATAGTATGTCATTAAGCTACTTTAATCAAGAAGGAGTTGTTAAAGAGACTAATTATGACCGTGTTAATTTAAGAGTTAAATCGGATTATAAAAAAGGGATCTTTAAAATTGGTGAAACAGTAATGTTGACCAAAGAAAAAAGAAAAGATTTACCAGGTGTTCCTGGACAAGGAAGAAATGTTGTAGGATCAGCAATATCAATGATTCCTGGTTTTGCCATTTATGACGAAAACGCCATCGGAGGTTATGGAGGTGCATCTGGTTCAGTAACGGATATATTTAATCCAGTTGCTGCTTTGAATCTTTTTGATGTAAAGAATGATTATTACCAAGCATTGATAAACACTTATGCTGAAGCAAGTTTTTTTGATGGTTTTAAATATAAGTTAAACGTAGGGGCAACTATTTCTGAGCATAAAGCTTATAATTATACACCTCGTTACGAAGTGGGTGGTTTCTTTAAGAATTTAAAGAATACTTTAGCTGAAGGAAGTGATATGAATCAGTATTATCAAATAGAAAATACGTTGAATTATTCTAAAACTTTTGGAAAACATTCTGTAAATTTATTAGTTGGACATACGGTTTATGAAAATAAATTTCGTTCAATTTCAGGTTCAGTTTCAGGATTACCTGATGGTATTTATGTTCTTGCTGGAGCAGAAGATCCTTCAATTGTTGGTTTAGCAAGTGAAAGTAAATTAATGTCTTTCCTTGGTCGTGCTATTTATTCATATGACAATAAATATATTTTTACTGCAACATTTAGACGTGATGGTTCTTCTCGTTTTAGCCCAGAAAACAAATGGGGGAATTTCCCATCTATTTCTGCAGCTTGGGGAATTGGAAAAGAAGATTTTTTCACCAAGTTAAACTTACCTGTATCTGAGTTAAAATTACGTGCTAGTTATGGTGTATTAGGGAATCAAGAAATTGGAGACTACCAGTATCTTGGTTTGATTTCTCCAGGAATCAGCTATGCAGTGGGCGAGCCAAATTCATTATGGATTGGTAATATTCAACAAGAATATCCTGCAATTGGTTTAAAATGGGAATCAACTGCAACTGCAAATGTAGGGGTTGATTTGTCAATGTGGAATGGTCAATTAGACTTTACTGCTGATTACTTTGAAAAAAATACGACAGATTTACTTTTGCGTGTGCCAATTCCATTGTCAGTAGGTTCTAGCAATGACCCTTATACGAATGCTGGTAAAGTGTCTAACAAAGGTTTTGAATTAGGATTGACTTATAATAAAAAAGTAGGAGAAGTTAATTTCTCTGTTTCTTCTAATATTTCTAGTGTAAAAAATCGTGTAGAAGATTTAAGTACAGGAAGTCAAATTCTAGCAGGTTCTAGTGGATCATTCCACGGAGCAGCAGTAACGTATAGTAAAGTAGGATATCCTATTTATTCTTTTTTTCTTGTTAAAACGGATGGTTTATTCAGATCTCAAGAAGAAATTGATGCTTATACTTTAAATGGAAATCCAATCCAACCAAGAGCACAAGTAGGAGATATAAAATATGTTGACTTTAATGGTGATGGGCAAATTGATGGTGCTGATAGACAGTATAGAGGAAGTGCTTTCCCAGATTTTGAATATGGTTTACGTCTTACAGCTGATTGGAAAGGAATTGACTTTACAATAGCAGCTCAAGGGACGCAAGGAAATATGATTTATAATGGTAATAATACGGATATCGCTACTGTAAGATCAAACATTAATTATTCTAGTGCAACTTTAAACTCTTATACATTTAATCCAAATTCAAATTTCCCAAGATTGGACATTGACGATTTAAATGATAATGGAGCAGACTATTCTGATCGTTTTCTTGAAAACGGTTCTTACTTTAGAATCAAAACGGTCCAAGTTGGGTATACTATCCCGAATAGCTTAAGTCAAAAATTAGCGATTGACAGATGCCGATTATATGTTGCCGGAGACAACTTGCATACTTTTACTAAGTATACAGGATATAATCCAGATGTTTCAAGTGATGGACTTGGAGGTAGAGGGATAGATTATAAATCTTATCCGTTAAGCAAGACAATTACATTTGGAATTCAACTTAACTTTTAA
- the galK gene encoding galactokinase, translating into MNDILIKNTTNFFQETFGSTAEKIVLSPGRINIIGEHIDYNDGYVLPAAIDKIICFAFEKNNTNQSRIVAIDLNDEFEINLADSVELTDNVWTNYVRGVINQLKIKGFEFEGFNCVFSSNIPVGSGLSSSAALECGFLFGLNELFNLDIKPVDMALMGQSAEHWVGINCGIMDQFSSVMGLENKVIKIDCKTLEYEYHNADFNDYSLILFDSNVKHSLMTSAYNERREQCEEGIAIVKNNFPEISSFRDCTEQHILGLQNVMSPNVFKRSLFVVKEINRVILACEALDKGNIETLGKLMFETHEGLSSDYEVSCAELDMIVNTLKNEEAVVGSRLMGGGFGGCTINLIKKGHENRIKKELSALYFETFGIELKIYDVKIGNGTTLYKNN; encoded by the coding sequence ATGAATGATATTTTAATTAAAAATACTACCAATTTTTTTCAGGAAACCTTTGGTTCAACTGCAGAAAAAATTGTGCTTTCTCCAGGAAGGATTAATATTATTGGAGAACATATTGATTATAATGATGGTTATGTTTTGCCAGCGGCAATTGATAAAATAATTTGTTTTGCTTTCGAGAAAAACAATACAAATCAATCAAGAATAGTTGCAATTGATCTTAATGATGAATTCGAAATTAACCTTGCAGATTCAGTTGAATTGACCGACAATGTTTGGACTAATTATGTGAGAGGGGTTATCAATCAATTGAAAATAAAAGGTTTTGAGTTTGAAGGTTTCAACTGTGTTTTTAGCAGTAATATTCCAGTTGGTTCTGGGTTATCATCCTCTGCAGCTTTAGAGTGTGGTTTTTTATTTGGACTAAATGAACTTTTTAATTTGGATATAAAACCAGTTGATATGGCGCTAATGGGGCAAAGCGCTGAACATTGGGTAGGAATCAATTGTGGAATTATGGATCAATTTTCTAGTGTGATGGGTTTAGAAAATAAGGTAATAAAAATTGATTGCAAAACATTGGAGTATGAATATCATAATGCTGATTTCAATGATTATTCTTTGATTTTATTTGATTCAAATGTGAAGCATTCCTTAATGACATCGGCATATAATGAAAGAAGAGAACAGTGTGAAGAAGGGATTGCAATTGTGAAAAATAATTTTCCTGAGATATCAAGTTTTAGAGATTGTACAGAGCAACATATTTTAGGATTACAAAATGTAATGAGTCCTAATGTTTTTAAAAGAAGTCTTTTCGTAGTAAAAGAAATCAATCGGGTTATCCTGGCATGTGAAGCATTAGACAAAGGAAATATTGAAACTCTTGGGAAGTTAATGTTTGAAACACATGAAGGATTGTCCTCAGATTATGAAGTAAGTTGTGCTGAACTAGACATGATTGTCAATACCCTTAAAAACGAGGAAGCAGTTGTAGGTTCTCGATTAATGGGTGGTGGTTTTGGCGGCTGCACCATTAACTTAATTAAAAAAGGACATGAAAACCGAATCAAAAAGGAGCTTTCGGCACTTTATTTTGAGACTTTTGGAATAGAATTAAAAATTTATGATGTAAAAATCGGAAACGGAACAACACTTTATAAAAACAATTAG